The following proteins are encoded in a genomic region of Blastococcus colisei:
- a CDS encoding ABC transporter ATP-binding protein has protein sequence MLEFDGLHKSFGDNRVLDGVGFTVAPGSMFGFCGSNGAGKTTTMRIAMGLIRADAGEVRWQDRALDQGTRRRIGYMPEERGLYPKMKVGEQVAYFARLHGLAGAAAAKASDEWVERLGLAARRGDAVEKLSLGNQQRVQLAAALVSRPEVLILDEPFSGLDPIGVDSLAEALLDQARNGVPVVFSSHQLDLVERLCDSVGILARGRMVATGTVDELRRREAGRLLRVVVSEAAPRWAAELTGVRVVSEQAGDTVLELSDAADDQEVLAAALRTGRVTHFAWQQPTLVELFRGAVAVPTLEEVAA, from the coding sequence GTGCTCGAGTTCGACGGTCTCCACAAGAGCTTCGGCGACAACCGCGTGCTCGACGGGGTCGGGTTCACCGTCGCCCCCGGCTCGATGTTCGGCTTCTGCGGGTCCAACGGCGCCGGCAAGACGACGACGATGCGGATCGCCATGGGCCTGATCCGGGCCGACGCCGGCGAGGTCCGCTGGCAGGACCGGGCCCTCGACCAGGGCACCCGCCGCCGGATCGGCTACATGCCGGAGGAGCGCGGGCTCTATCCGAAGATGAAGGTGGGCGAGCAGGTCGCCTACTTCGCCCGGCTGCACGGCCTGGCCGGTGCGGCCGCGGCGAAGGCCTCCGACGAATGGGTCGAGCGGCTCGGCCTCGCCGCCCGCCGCGGTGACGCCGTCGAGAAGCTGTCACTGGGCAACCAGCAGCGCGTCCAACTGGCGGCCGCCCTGGTCAGCCGGCCCGAGGTGCTGATCCTCGACGAGCCGTTCTCCGGCCTGGACCCGATCGGTGTGGACTCACTGGCCGAAGCCCTGCTCGACCAGGCCCGCAACGGCGTGCCGGTCGTGTTCTCCAGCCACCAGCTCGACCTCGTCGAACGGCTCTGCGATTCCGTCGGCATCCTGGCGCGCGGCCGGATGGTCGCCACCGGCACCGTCGACGAGCTGCGCCGCCGCGAGGCCGGCCGGCTGCTGCGGGTGGTGGTCTCTGAGGCCGCTCCGCGCTGGGCCGCCGAGCTGACCGGCGTCCGGGTGGTGTCGGAGCAGGCCGGGGACACGGTGCTCGAGCTCTCCGACGCCGCCGACGACCAGGAGGTGCTCGCGGCCGCCCTGCGCACCGGCCGGGTCACCCATTTCGCCTGGCAGCAGCCGACGCTGGTCGAGCTGTTCCGCGGGGCCGTCGCCGTCCCGACCCTCGAGGAGGTGGCGGCGTGA
- a CDS encoding TIGR03557 family F420-dependent LLM class oxidoreductase, with translation MGMQLGYTMMTEQAGPKDLVGHVVGAEEAGFDFAVSSDHFFPWLDEMGHSPHAWTVLGAAAQATSRIPLTTYVTCPTFRYHPAVVAQKAATLQILSDGRFTLGLGAGENLNEHVVGAGWPPADVRQDMLVEAIHIIRELFDGDGYTNFRGEHFDVESAKLWDLPEKRVPIGVAAGGKQAATIAGELADALIATDPLAELGDAFDAAGGTGKPRIAQMPISYGTDKAAAVTRAHTLFRWFGLGWKVNAELPGPTAFDAASQFVREEDVAGSIPCGDDVGAVIEAAKEYADAGFTHLALVQIGGDQQAPYLEWSQKTLMPAWREAFGG, from the coding sequence ATGGGCATGCAGCTGGGCTACACGATGATGACCGAGCAGGCCGGGCCGAAGGACCTGGTCGGCCACGTGGTGGGCGCCGAGGAAGCCGGCTTCGACTTCGCGGTGAGCAGTGACCACTTCTTCCCGTGGCTGGACGAGATGGGCCACTCGCCGCACGCCTGGACGGTGCTGGGCGCGGCCGCCCAGGCGACCAGCCGGATCCCGCTGACGACGTACGTGACCTGCCCGACCTTCCGGTACCACCCGGCCGTCGTCGCTCAGAAGGCCGCGACGCTGCAGATCCTCTCTGACGGCCGGTTCACCCTCGGCCTCGGCGCCGGGGAGAACCTCAACGAGCACGTCGTCGGCGCGGGCTGGCCGCCGGCCGACGTGCGCCAGGACATGCTGGTCGAGGCGATCCACATCATCCGCGAGCTCTTCGACGGCGACGGCTACACCAACTTCCGCGGCGAGCACTTCGACGTCGAGTCCGCCAAGCTCTGGGACCTCCCGGAGAAGCGGGTACCCATCGGGGTCGCGGCCGGCGGGAAGCAGGCCGCCACGATCGCCGGCGAGCTGGCCGACGCGCTGATCGCCACCGACCCCCTCGCGGAGCTGGGGGATGCCTTCGACGCCGCGGGCGGGACCGGCAAGCCCCGCATCGCGCAGATGCCGATCAGCTACGGCACCGACAAGGCCGCCGCGGTCACCCGCGCGCACACCCTCTTCCGGTGGTTCGGGCTGGGCTGGAAGGTCAACGCCGAGCTGCCGGGGCCGACGGCGTTCGACGCGGCGAGCCAGTTCGTCCGCGAGGAGGACGTCGCCGGCAGCATCCCGTGCGGCGACGACGTCGGTGCCGTCATCGAGGCGGCGAAGGAGTACGCCGACGCCGGCTTCACCCACCTCGCGCTGGTCCAGATCGGCGGCGACCAGCAGGCGCCGTACCTCGAGTGGAGCCAGAAGACGCTGATGCCGGCCTGGCGGGAGGCCTTCGGCGGCTGA
- a CDS encoding UdgX family uracil-DNA binding protein (This protein belongs to the uracil DNA glycosylase superfamily, members of which act in excision repair of DNA. However, it belongs more specifically to UdgX branch, whose founding member was found to bind uracil in DNA (where it does not belong), without cleaving it, appears to promote DNA repair by a pathway involving RecA, rather than base excision.), whose amino-acid sequence MLRTVSVARVAVAAPLRCHRRMSERNRPADPPAGVGLEGLRAAAAGCRACELWEPATQTVFGEGPETARIVFVGEQPGDQEDRKGEPFVGPAGRLLDKALSYARIDRRDAYVTNAVKHFGHIVKGKRRIHQTPKPEHLRACRPWLEAEFAVLQPEVVVCLGATAAKALISPSFRITKDRGQLIPWTPPGVAAVADDGHQEADDDEPDEGAPAQTWMLATTHPSAILRTPDEARDAAYDALVADLRVVARALA is encoded by the coding sequence CTGCTCCGCACCGTATCGGTCGCTCGTGTCGCGGTCGCCGCGCCACTGCGGTGTCATCGGCGCATGAGCGAACGCAATCGGCCGGCGGACCCGCCCGCCGGCGTCGGGCTCGAGGGACTGCGCGCCGCGGCCGCCGGCTGCCGGGCCTGCGAGCTGTGGGAGCCGGCGACGCAGACGGTGTTCGGCGAGGGCCCGGAGACCGCACGGATCGTGTTCGTCGGGGAGCAGCCCGGCGACCAGGAGGATCGCAAGGGCGAGCCGTTCGTCGGGCCGGCGGGCCGGCTGCTCGACAAGGCCCTGAGCTATGCGCGCATCGACCGCCGGGACGCCTACGTGACCAACGCCGTGAAGCACTTCGGCCACATCGTGAAGGGCAAGCGGCGGATCCACCAGACGCCGAAGCCCGAGCACCTGCGTGCGTGCCGGCCGTGGCTGGAGGCGGAGTTCGCCGTCCTCCAGCCGGAGGTCGTCGTCTGTCTCGGGGCGACCGCGGCCAAGGCGCTGATCTCGCCGTCCTTCCGGATCACGAAGGACCGCGGGCAGCTGATCCCGTGGACGCCGCCCGGCGTCGCCGCCGTCGCGGACGACGGGCACCAGGAGGCCGACGACGACGAGCCGGACGAGGGCGCGCCGGCCCAGACCTGGATGCTCGCGACCACGCACCCCTCGGCGATCCTGCGCACGCCGGACGAGGCCCGCGACGCCGCCTACGACGCGCTGGTCGCCGACCTGAGGGTGGTCGCCCGCGCGCTGGCGTGA
- the ppc gene encoding phosphoenolpyruvate carboxylase, translated as MSEATVDVADLRSSGSAEGADRADDAPLRDDIRLLGRVLGEVIGSQAGQDVLDLVESTRVEAFKIRRSEVDRAELAQRLAGLDVRAANHVIRAFSHFSVLANLAEDIHHERRRRFHRREGSPPQAGSLAASMALIDAADLTADVVARELTGALVCPVVTAHPTEVRRKTISQVQRHIAELVRQRDRAAGGELDDDRWSAQLWRSVLTLWQTALLRLSRLRLQDEIDEALRYYDLSLFEVVPAINAELRRALDERWPDAGLLRRPMLLPGSWIGGDRDGNPFVTADALRRATTRQAETALAHYLDELVALRDELSMSDRLVTPTPALYSLAEASRDDSPFRADEPYRRALNGISGRLARTAHGVLGRIPGPAPTTPLPPYGSPDELRADLDVIDTSLRSHGAGPLADDRLLRLREAVEVFGFHLCGLDMRQNSGVHEEVVGELLAWAGVCEDYAALDEAARVELLAGELTLRRPLVRPDAELSDTARGELDVLIAAAEQVALLGARTVPNYVISMCESVSDVLEVAVLLKEVGLLDPGAPSDPAHPGPTCSVGISPLFETIDDLRAAGTTLSAMLAQPLYRSLVASRGDQQEVMLGYSDSNKDGGYLAANWALYRAELDLVEVARAEGIRLRLFHGRGGTVGRGGGPSYEAVRAQPPGAVAGALRITEQGEVIAAKYADPDLARRNLEALVAATLESTLLDLEGLGDDAEPAYALLDDLAARAQQAYRALVHETPGFVEWFRAATPISELGELNIGSRPPSRKAGNSIADLRAIPWVFSWSQARIMLPGWYGTGSALESWVDGDDERLARLQELHRTWPFFRTVLSNMGMVLAKTDLGLAARYAELVPDAELRTRVFDQITAEHERTCRMVLAITGDDHLLADNPSLARSIRNRFPYLEPLHHLQVEMLRRRRAGEDDELTSRNIHLTINGIATALRNSG; from the coding sequence GTGTCCGAAGCCACTGTCGACGTCGCCGACCTCCGCTCCTCCGGTTCCGCGGAAGGGGCCGACCGGGCCGACGACGCCCCGCTCCGCGACGACATCCGTCTGCTGGGCCGCGTCCTCGGCGAGGTGATCGGCTCCCAGGCCGGGCAGGACGTCCTGGACCTCGTCGAGTCGACCCGCGTCGAGGCGTTCAAGATCCGCCGCTCCGAGGTGGACCGGGCCGAGCTGGCGCAGCGGCTGGCGGGGCTGGACGTCCGTGCGGCCAATCACGTGATCCGGGCGTTCAGCCACTTCTCGGTGCTGGCCAACCTGGCCGAGGACATCCACCACGAGCGCCGCCGCCGGTTCCACCGCCGGGAGGGCTCACCGCCGCAGGCCGGCAGTCTGGCCGCGTCCATGGCGCTGATCGACGCGGCCGACCTGACGGCCGACGTCGTGGCCCGTGAGCTGACCGGCGCCCTGGTCTGCCCGGTGGTCACCGCGCACCCGACCGAGGTCCGGCGCAAGACGATCTCGCAGGTCCAGCGGCACATCGCCGAGCTCGTCCGGCAACGCGACCGTGCGGCCGGAGGCGAGCTCGACGACGACCGGTGGTCGGCGCAGCTGTGGCGCTCGGTGCTCACGCTCTGGCAGACGGCGCTGCTGCGGCTGTCCCGGCTGCGCCTGCAGGACGAGATCGACGAGGCGCTGCGCTACTACGACCTGTCGCTGTTCGAGGTCGTCCCCGCCATCAACGCCGAACTGCGGCGTGCGCTCGACGAGCGCTGGCCGGACGCCGGCCTGCTGCGCCGGCCGATGCTGCTGCCCGGCTCCTGGATCGGTGGCGACCGCGACGGCAACCCCTTCGTCACCGCCGATGCGCTGCGGCGGGCCACCACCCGGCAGGCCGAGACGGCGCTGGCCCACTACCTCGACGAGCTCGTGGCGCTGCGCGACGAGCTGTCGATGTCCGACCGGCTGGTCACCCCCACGCCGGCGCTCTACTCCCTGGCGGAGGCCTCGCGGGACGACTCCCCCTTCCGTGCCGACGAGCCCTACCGGAGGGCGCTGAACGGCATCTCGGGCCGGCTGGCCCGCACCGCGCACGGCGTCCTCGGCCGGATCCCCGGGCCGGCGCCGACCACACCGCTGCCGCCGTACGGGTCGCCCGACGAGCTGCGCGCCGACCTGGACGTGATCGACACCTCGCTGCGCAGCCACGGTGCCGGACCGCTGGCCGATGACCGGCTGCTGCGGCTGCGCGAAGCCGTCGAGGTGTTCGGCTTCCACCTCTGCGGCCTGGACATGCGGCAGAACTCGGGAGTCCACGAGGAGGTGGTCGGCGAGCTGCTGGCCTGGGCCGGGGTGTGCGAGGACTACGCCGCTCTCGACGAGGCGGCCCGCGTCGAGCTGCTGGCCGGCGAGCTGACCCTGCGCCGCCCGCTGGTACGGCCGGACGCCGAGCTCTCCGACACCGCCCGGGGCGAGCTCGACGTGCTGATCGCGGCCGCCGAGCAGGTCGCGCTGCTAGGGGCGCGGACGGTCCCGAACTACGTCATCAGCATGTGCGAGTCGGTGAGCGACGTCCTCGAGGTCGCCGTCCTGCTCAAGGAGGTCGGCCTGCTCGACCCCGGCGCCCCGTCCGATCCCGCCCACCCCGGGCCGACCTGCTCGGTCGGGATCTCGCCGCTGTTCGAGACCATCGACGACCTCAGGGCCGCCGGGACGACGCTGTCGGCCATGCTCGCCCAGCCGCTGTACCGCTCGCTCGTCGCCTCCCGGGGCGACCAGCAGGAGGTCATGCTCGGCTACAGCGACAGCAACAAGGACGGCGGCTATCTCGCCGCGAACTGGGCGCTGTACCGGGCCGAGCTCGACCTCGTCGAGGTCGCGCGCGCCGAGGGCATCCGGCTGCGGCTGTTCCACGGGCGCGGCGGAACCGTGGGCCGTGGTGGCGGGCCGAGCTACGAGGCGGTCCGCGCGCAGCCCCCGGGCGCGGTCGCCGGGGCGCTGCGGATCACCGAGCAGGGCGAGGTCATCGCCGCCAAGTACGCCGACCCCGATTTGGCCCGGCGCAACCTCGAGGCCCTCGTCGCCGCGACGCTGGAGTCGACGCTCCTCGACCTCGAGGGCCTCGGCGACGACGCCGAGCCCGCGTACGCGCTGCTCGACGACCTGGCCGCCCGGGCCCAGCAGGCCTACCGGGCGCTGGTGCACGAGACGCCCGGCTTCGTCGAGTGGTTCCGCGCGGCCACCCCCATCAGCGAGCTCGGCGAGCTCAACATCGGCAGCCGGCCGCCGTCGCGCAAGGCCGGGAACTCCATCGCGGACCTGCGCGCGATCCCCTGGGTGTTCAGCTGGTCGCAGGCCCGGATCATGCTGCCCGGCTGGTACGGCACCGGGTCGGCGCTGGAGTCCTGGGTGGACGGGGACGACGAGCGGCTGGCGCGGTTGCAGGAGCTGCACCGCACCTGGCCGTTCTTCCGGACGGTGCTGTCCAACATGGGCATGGTGCTGGCCAAGACCGACCTCGGCCTGGCCGCGCGCTACGCGGAGCTGGTGCCCGACGCGGAGCTGCGCACCCGCGTCTTCGACCAGATCACCGCCGAGCACGAGCGCACCTGCCGGATGGTCCTGGCGATCACCGGTGACGACCACCTGCTGGCCGACAACCCGTCGCTGGCCCGGTCGATCCGCAACCGCTTCCCCTACCTGGAGCCGTTGCACCATCTGCAGGTGGAGATGCTGCGCCGCCGCCGCGCCGGTGAGGACGACGAGCTGACCAGCCGGAACATCCACCTGACGATCAACGGCATCGCGACAGCCCTGCGCAACAGTGGCTGA
- a CDS encoding tetratricopeptide repeat protein translates to MTEDLDDRLSRLQASDDVYALIDLGCDLADVGRQRDAEWCFRRAADLGDSVAWFNLGNALAAQQRFPEAVEAYEVALTHGERDAWRNLGKVLEDLGDLAGAMRAYRGAVEAGDLEGGLQLAFLLREQGERHQAMDVAMEIAAMGDQEAAAVVACWRWCATLDPSLEPDLWAGADHFPAARADLAHLLRETGRNDEARFVLEKGAKRGEAVAWLPLGNFYADVLQDDEAAEEAYRGGIAAGEAYCHHNLAVLLAERGDFDGAVEQFRLGAAAGDQMAADALRELEHG, encoded by the coding sequence ATGACCGAGGACCTGGACGACCGCCTCTCGCGGCTGCAGGCCTCCGACGACGTCTACGCGCTGATCGACCTCGGCTGCGACCTGGCCGACGTCGGGAGGCAGCGCGACGCCGAGTGGTGCTTCCGCCGCGCCGCCGATCTCGGTGACTCCGTGGCCTGGTTCAACCTCGGTAACGCGCTCGCCGCGCAGCAGCGGTTCCCCGAGGCAGTCGAGGCCTACGAGGTCGCACTGACCCACGGTGAGAGGGATGCCTGGCGGAACCTCGGCAAGGTGCTCGAGGACCTCGGCGACCTCGCCGGTGCGATGCGCGCCTACCGGGGTGCCGTGGAGGCCGGCGATCTCGAGGGCGGGCTCCAGCTGGCCTTCCTGCTGCGCGAGCAGGGCGAGCGGCACCAGGCCATGGACGTCGCCATGGAGATCGCGGCCATGGGCGACCAGGAGGCCGCGGCCGTCGTCGCCTGCTGGCGCTGGTGCGCGACGCTGGACCCCTCGCTCGAGCCCGACCTCTGGGCCGGCGCCGACCACTTCCCGGCGGCGCGCGCGGACCTCGCCCACCTGCTGCGGGAGACGGGACGCAACGACGAGGCCCGCTTCGTGCTGGAGAAGGGCGCCAAGCGCGGCGAGGCCGTGGCGTGGCTGCCCCTGGGCAACTTCTACGCCGACGTGCTGCAGGACGACGAGGCCGCCGAGGAGGCCTACCGCGGCGGCATCGCCGCGGGCGAGGCGTACTGCCACCACAACCTCGCCGTGCTGCTGGCCGAGCGGGGTGACTTCGACGGCGCCGTCGAGCAGTTCCGGCTGGGCGCCGCGGCGGGCGACCAGATGGCGGCCGACGCCCTCCGGGAGCTCGAGCACGGCTGA
- the pdxH gene encoding pyridoxamine 5'-phosphate oxidase translates to MPDLSRMRNDYTAGRLTEEELAPTWVEQFDRWFADVVAAEVSEPNAVVVATADADGAPDARVVLMKGYDEFGFIFGTSYASAKGAQLAANPRAALVFPWHALQRQVRVSGRVERIGGTASDGLWDPRPRGAQLAAVASVQSTVVDSREELVQRLRQLDAQTADGPVPRPEIWGGYRVLPERVEFWQGGKDRLHDRLRFVRDDEEGGGWIVQRLAP, encoded by the coding sequence GTGCCCGACCTCTCCCGCATGCGCAACGACTACACGGCCGGCCGGTTGACCGAGGAGGAACTGGCCCCCACGTGGGTGGAGCAGTTCGACCGCTGGTTCGCCGACGTCGTCGCGGCCGAGGTGTCCGAGCCCAACGCCGTCGTCGTCGCCACGGCCGACGCCGACGGGGCGCCGGACGCCCGCGTCGTCCTGATGAAGGGCTACGACGAGTTCGGCTTCATCTTCGGCACGAGCTACGCCTCGGCGAAGGGCGCGCAGCTCGCGGCCAACCCCCGCGCCGCGCTCGTCTTCCCCTGGCACGCGCTGCAGCGGCAGGTGCGGGTCAGCGGGCGGGTGGAGCGGATCGGCGGCACCGCCTCCGACGGGCTGTGGGACCCGCGGCCGCGCGGGGCGCAGCTGGCCGCCGTGGCGTCGGTGCAGTCGACCGTCGTCGATTCGCGGGAGGAGCTGGTCCAGCGGCTGCGGCAGCTCGACGCGCAGACGGCCGACGGCCCGGTGCCCCGGCCCGAGATCTGGGGCGGCTACCGGGTGCTGCCCGAGCGCGTGGAGTTCTGGCAGGGCGGCAAGGACCGGTTGCACGACCGGCTGCGGTTCGTCCGCGACGACGAGGAGGGCGGAGGCTGGATCGTCCAGCGGCTCGCTCCGTGA
- a CDS encoding ABC transporter permease — translation MSGPRTVSSASLVRLVAAREISARVRDRNFIISSVFILVVLVGMLGLQVALDSGSEETRVGVVGDLSTFGPALSAQGEALDVEVETVELADEAAARAAIEDGDVDGVLLADGAGAPELLVEQSAGGSLQAVVQGAVAQLALAEQLAEAGITGLDAPEVAITSLDPDPDADEDGQRVVMALVGVVVLYGLLIMFGQFVAQGVVEEKSSRVVELLLATMKPWQLLAGKILGLGLLGLAQIVVIATVGVVGALALDLVDIPGELIGTAVSVVLWFVLGYAFYAAIFAVAASLVSRQEDLNTVVMPTILLLVAAFVVGFQAAAAPTGTLAVVTSFVPGLSPLVMPVRQAAGEVAPWEVGLAVVIMLVAIAAVVRVGGRIYAGALLRTGGRLKVREALKAERV, via the coding sequence GTGAGCGGACCTCGCACGGTGAGCAGCGCCTCTCTGGTCCGGCTGGTCGCCGCCCGCGAGATCTCCGCCCGGGTGCGGGACAGGAACTTCATCATCAGCTCGGTCTTCATCCTCGTGGTGCTGGTCGGGATGCTCGGCCTCCAGGTCGCACTGGACTCCGGCAGCGAGGAGACCCGGGTCGGCGTCGTGGGCGACCTCAGCACGTTCGGCCCGGCACTGAGCGCCCAGGGCGAAGCCCTCGACGTCGAGGTCGAGACCGTGGAGCTGGCCGACGAGGCCGCCGCGCGCGCCGCGATCGAGGACGGCGACGTCGACGGCGTGCTCCTGGCCGACGGGGCAGGCGCACCGGAACTGCTGGTCGAGCAGTCGGCCGGCGGCTCGCTGCAGGCCGTCGTCCAGGGCGCGGTGGCCCAGCTGGCCCTCGCCGAGCAGCTGGCCGAGGCGGGGATCACCGGCCTCGACGCACCCGAGGTGGCGATCACCTCGCTGGACCCGGACCCGGACGCGGACGAGGACGGACAGCGGGTCGTCATGGCGCTCGTCGGCGTCGTGGTCCTGTACGGGTTGCTGATCATGTTCGGCCAGTTCGTGGCGCAGGGCGTGGTGGAGGAGAAGTCCAGCCGCGTCGTGGAGCTGCTGCTCGCCACGATGAAGCCGTGGCAGCTGCTCGCCGGCAAGATCCTGGGTCTGGGGCTGCTGGGGCTGGCCCAGATCGTCGTGATCGCGACCGTGGGGGTCGTGGGCGCCCTGGCTCTCGACCTGGTGGACATCCCCGGGGAACTGATCGGGACCGCGGTCTCGGTGGTGCTCTGGTTCGTCCTCGGCTACGCGTTCTACGCGGCCATCTTCGCCGTGGCGGCGTCCCTGGTCAGCCGGCAGGAGGACCTCAACACCGTGGTGATGCCGACGATCCTGCTCCTCGTCGCCGCCTTCGTCGTCGGTTTCCAGGCGGCGGCCGCCCCCACGGGGACGCTGGCGGTCGTCACCTCCTTCGTGCCGGGCCTCTCGCCCCTGGTGATGCCGGTCCGGCAGGCGGCAGGTGAGGTGGCGCCGTGGGAGGTCGGGCTCGCGGTGGTGATCATGCTCGTCGCGATCGCCGCCGTGGTGCGCGTCGGCGGCCGCATCTACGCCGGCGCCCTGCTCCGCACCGGCGGCAGGCTCAAGGTGCGGGAGGCGTTGAAGGCCGAGCGCGTCTGA
- a CDS encoding MFS transporter codes for MTSPVDPVEGGGPVEQPVPVDRRRGWAIDTTPLRNPHYRRLFWGVAATMLGQQMTLVAVPFQVYLLTGSSLMVGVTSVVALVPLVVFGLLGGAIADAMDRRRLMLITSVGAAVTSALLAVQALLPGGGNLVLLWVLTACVSGFAAVNQPTRSAVIPAIVGTAGVPAANALAMTVRQVGVIVGPLLAGVLIGMGELFLTYVVDALGFLAAAVLLRGLPPLPPAGVDGPLRLRAAVRGVGEGFAFLRTQPVLLMTFVVDIIAMMFAWPQAVFPELSQTRYADSPNSLGWLFAGISIGALVSGLTSGWVSRVDRQGAVVLAAIAVWGVAIIGFGFAPTLWLAVLCLAVAGAGDMVSAVLRSSMLQLAAPDDMRGRMQGVFIVVVAGGPRLGDLRAGALASAASVTVAMVSGGVVVVVAMAVVALVVPSFWLFRASRAAS; via the coding sequence GTGACGTCGCCGGTCGACCCGGTCGAGGGGGGAGGACCGGTCGAGCAGCCGGTGCCGGTCGACCGGCGGCGAGGCTGGGCGATCGACACCACGCCGCTGCGCAACCCGCACTACCGGCGGCTGTTCTGGGGCGTCGCCGCCACGATGCTCGGCCAGCAGATGACGCTGGTCGCCGTCCCGTTCCAGGTCTACCTGCTGACCGGCTCCTCGCTGATGGTCGGCGTCACCTCGGTCGTGGCGCTGGTGCCGCTGGTCGTGTTCGGTCTCCTCGGCGGCGCGATCGCCGACGCGATGGACCGGCGCCGGCTCATGCTCATCACCTCCGTCGGGGCGGCGGTGACCAGCGCGCTGCTCGCCGTCCAGGCGCTGCTGCCCGGCGGCGGCAACCTCGTGCTGCTGTGGGTGCTCACGGCGTGCGTCTCCGGCTTCGCCGCGGTCAACCAGCCCACGAGGAGCGCGGTGATCCCGGCGATCGTCGGTACGGCGGGCGTCCCCGCCGCCAACGCGCTGGCGATGACGGTGCGGCAGGTCGGCGTGATCGTGGGCCCGCTGCTGGCGGGGGTGCTCATCGGGATGGGCGAGCTCTTCCTGACCTACGTCGTCGACGCCCTGGGGTTCCTCGCGGCGGCGGTGCTGCTGCGCGGCCTGCCCCCACTGCCGCCGGCCGGGGTGGACGGACCGCTGCGCCTGCGGGCCGCGGTGCGCGGGGTGGGGGAGGGCTTCGCGTTCCTGCGTACCCAGCCGGTGCTGCTGATGACGTTCGTCGTCGACATCATCGCGATGATGTTCGCCTGGCCCCAGGCGGTCTTCCCGGAGCTGTCGCAGACCCGGTACGCGGACTCGCCCAACAGCCTCGGCTGGCTCTTCGCCGGCATCTCGATCGGGGCGCTGGTCTCCGGGCTGACGTCGGGCTGGGTCTCGCGGGTCGACCGGCAGGGCGCGGTGGTGCTCGCGGCGATCGCGGTCTGGGGCGTGGCGATCATCGGCTTCGGGTTCGCGCCGACGCTGTGGCTGGCCGTGCTCTGCCTCGCGGTCGCCGGCGCCGGCGACATGGTGAGCGCGGTGCTGCGCTCCTCGATGCTGCAGCTGGCCGCACCCGACGACATGCGCGGCCGGATGCAGGGCGTGTTCATCGTCGTCGTCGCGGGCGGTCCGCGGCTGGGCGACCTGCGGGCCGGGGCGCTCGCCAGTGCCGCGTCGGTGACCGTCGCGATGGTGTCCGGCGGGGTCGTCGTGGTGGTCGCCATGGCCGTCGTCGCGCTGGTCGTCCCGTCGTTCTGGCTCTTCCGCGCCTCGCGGGCAGCCAGCTGA